The following coding sequences are from one Streptomyces sp. V3I7 window:
- a CDS encoding inositol monophosphatase family protein: MIEETETIEEFLTQHSADVEAAMREAAAAEILPRFRRLAEHEVDRKSGPHDLVTDADRLAEQYLTKKLGELLPGSVVVGEEGVHANPATYDAIHGDAPVWIVDPVDGTRQFVHGNPGFCTLVTLAHRGVPLASWTYAPVRDQLATAVRGQGAYLNGERLVAGSPAPGEDLRIATSHPDYTTDEQKHALLGLRTDGAAPRFCGSAGLEYLAIARGELDATAFSWEAAWDHAAGLLLVEEAGGAHRTLTGEPFRITGGNALPFTAARDEATARRVVELLNKGD; encoded by the coding sequence ATGATCGAAGAAACGGAAACCATCGAGGAGTTTCTCACCCAGCACTCGGCCGACGTCGAAGCGGCGATGCGCGAAGCCGCCGCCGCCGAGATCCTGCCCCGCTTCCGCCGCCTCGCCGAGCACGAGGTGGACCGGAAGAGCGGCCCGCACGACCTGGTGACGGACGCCGACCGCCTGGCGGAGCAGTACCTGACGAAGAAGCTGGGCGAACTGCTGCCCGGCTCCGTCGTGGTCGGCGAGGAGGGGGTGCACGCCAACCCCGCGACGTACGACGCGATTCACGGCGACGCGCCCGTGTGGATCGTCGATCCGGTCGACGGCACACGGCAGTTCGTGCACGGCAACCCCGGCTTCTGCACGCTGGTCACGCTCGCCCACCGGGGCGTCCCGCTCGCCTCCTGGACGTACGCGCCGGTGCGCGACCAACTCGCCACCGCCGTACGGGGCCAGGGCGCGTATCTCAACGGCGAACGCCTCGTAGCGGGTTCGCCCGCCCCCGGCGAGGACCTGCGGATCGCCACGTCCCACCCGGACTACACGACGGACGAGCAGAAGCACGCACTGCTCGGCCTGCGCACCGACGGCGCCGCCCCGCGCTTCTGCGGATCCGCGGGGCTGGAGTATCTCGCCATCGCCCGGGGTGAGTTGGACGCGACCGCCTTCTCCTGGGAAGCCGCCTGGGACCATGCGGCCGGCCTGCTCCTGGTGGAGGAGGCGGGCGGCGCCCACCGCACGCTCACCGGCGAGCCGTTCCGTATCACGGGCGGCAACGCCCTTCCGTTCACGGCCGCTCGGGACGAGGCGACGGCCCGCCGGGTGGTGGAGCTGCTGAACAAGGGGGACTGA
- a CDS encoding NAD(P)/FAD-dependent oxidoreductase produces the protein MLDAVVVGAGPNGLTAAVELARRGFSVALFEARDTIGGGARTEELTLPGFRHDPCSAAHPLGINSPAFRAMPLERYGLRWLHADLPMAHPFPDGTAAVLARSVAETAASFGPRDAGAYRRLVAPFLARWDTLARDFMSLPLSALPRDPVTLARFGLTGLPPSTWLMRRFHDERARTLFAGLVAHVMAPLNGIATGAIGLVFALAAHARGWPVARGGSQSISDALAAYLEDLGGTIHTDYQVKRLDDLPPARAYVFDTSPTALARIADLGNYYADYRYGPGVFKIDYALDGPVPWTAPEARTAGTVQIGADSKEIGAALHAVSREGRVPEPPFLITVQPSIADPTRAPEGKQVFWAYAHVPSGWTGDLTDAIERQLERFAPGFRDRVLARATAGPPQLAAHNANYVGGDIGTGAVSGLQTLLRPKLSLSPYTTPHPAVFICSAATPPGPGVHGMSGHNAAKAVWRRLRQTRQR, from the coding sequence ATGCTGGATGCCGTCGTGGTGGGAGCGGGGCCGAACGGACTCACCGCTGCCGTGGAGCTGGCCCGCCGCGGCTTCTCCGTCGCCCTCTTCGAGGCCCGCGACACGATCGGCGGCGGAGCCCGCACCGAGGAGCTCACGCTGCCCGGCTTCCGGCACGACCCGTGCTCGGCGGCCCACCCCCTCGGCATCAACTCGCCGGCGTTCCGGGCCATGCCCCTCGAACGGTACGGACTGCGGTGGTTGCACGCCGACCTGCCCATGGCGCACCCCTTCCCGGACGGCACAGCCGCCGTGCTGGCCCGGTCCGTCGCGGAGACGGCCGCCTCCTTCGGGCCACGTGACGCGGGGGCGTACCGCAGGCTCGTCGCGCCGTTCCTCGCCCGGTGGGACACCCTGGCCCGCGACTTCATGTCCCTGCCGCTCAGCGCCCTCCCGCGGGACCCGGTCACCCTCGCCCGCTTCGGCCTGACCGGCCTCCCGCCTTCCACCTGGCTGATGCGCCGCTTCCACGACGAGCGGGCCCGTACGCTGTTCGCCGGCCTCGTCGCCCATGTCATGGCCCCACTCAACGGCATCGCCACCGGCGCGATCGGCTTGGTCTTCGCCCTGGCGGCGCACGCGCGCGGCTGGCCGGTGGCCCGAGGCGGCTCCCAGTCGATCTCCGACGCCCTCGCCGCCTACCTCGAGGACCTCGGCGGCACGATCCACACCGACTACCAGGTCAAACGCCTGGACGACCTGCCGCCCGCGCGCGCGTACGTCTTCGACACCTCGCCCACCGCCCTCGCCCGCATCGCCGACCTCGGCAACTACTACGCCGACTACCGCTACGGCCCCGGCGTCTTCAAGATCGACTACGCCCTCGACGGCCCGGTGCCCTGGACGGCGCCGGAGGCGCGCACCGCCGGCACCGTACAGATCGGCGCGGACAGCAAGGAGATCGGCGCCGCCCTGCACGCTGTGTCCCGCGAGGGCCGGGTGCCCGAGCCGCCGTTCCTCATCACCGTGCAGCCCAGCATCGCCGACCCCACCCGGGCGCCCGAGGGCAAACAGGTCTTCTGGGCGTACGCCCATGTGCCGAGCGGCTGGACCGGCGACCTCACGGACGCCATCGAGCGCCAACTGGAGCGCTTCGCCCCCGGCTTCCGCGACCGCGTCCTCGCCCGCGCCACCGCGGGCCCGCCCCAGCTCGCCGCCCACAACGCCAACTACGTCGGCGGCGACATCGGCACCGGCGCGGTCTCCGGCCTCCAGACCCTGCTGCGCCCCAAACTGTCCCTGTCCCCGTACACCACCCCGCACCCCGCCGTCTTCATCTGCTCGGCAGCCACCCCACCGGGCCCCGGCGTGCACGGCATGTCGGGCCACAACG